A single genomic interval of Streptococcus suis harbors:
- a CDS encoding 3-phosphoglycerate dehydrogenase family protein: MVFSVRTFNNINQVGLKELGNKFQIDGDHAANPDAFIIRSENLHGFDFPENLKAIARAGAGTNNIPIEEATEKGIVVFNTPGANANAVKEAVIASILLSARDYIGATAWANTLSGDDVPKQVEAGKKQFAGTEISGKTLGVIGLGAIGARIANDARRLGMNVLGYDPYVSVETAWTISSHVKRVDDLKEIFSNADYITVHVPLTDKTRDLFNADSFGQMKKGTTLINFARGELVNNADLFEAIEAGVIKNYITDFGTEEVLNKDNIIVFPHVGGSTEEAELNCAIAAGQTIRRFMETGEIINSVNFPNVKQFLDAPYRITLINKNIPNMVAKITTAVSELGINIDNIINKSKGGYAYTLLDLDEADKSKIDALVANFEATDAIVKVRVIKNKN; the protein is encoded by the coding sequence ATGGTATTTAGTGTACGAACATTTAACAATATTAACCAAGTTGGTCTCAAGGAATTGGGCAATAAATTCCAGATTGACGGAGATCATGCAGCAAATCCAGATGCCTTTATCATCCGTTCTGAAAACTTGCATGGCTTTGATTTTCCCGAAAATCTGAAAGCCATTGCCCGTGCTGGTGCAGGGACTAATAATATTCCAATCGAAGAGGCAACTGAGAAAGGGATCGTGGTCTTCAACACTCCAGGTGCCAATGCCAATGCCGTAAAAGAGGCAGTCATTGCTTCCATCCTCTTGTCAGCACGTGACTATATCGGAGCGACGGCGTGGGCAAATACATTGTCAGGAGATGATGTACCTAAGCAGGTTGAAGCAGGTAAGAAGCAGTTTGCTGGGACAGAGATTTCAGGCAAAACTTTGGGCGTTATCGGGTTGGGTGCTATCGGTGCGCGTATTGCCAACGATGCTCGCCGTCTGGGTATGAATGTGCTTGGTTACGACCCTTATGTATCAGTAGAAACTGCATGGACCATTTCCAGCCATGTCAAACGTGTGGATGATTTGAAAGAAATCTTTAGCAATGCTGACTATATCACAGTCCATGTTCCTTTGACAGACAAGACCCGTGATTTGTTCAATGCGGACAGTTTTGGCCAAATGAAGAAAGGAACGACTTTGATTAACTTCGCCCGCGGTGAGTTGGTCAATAACGCTGACCTGTTTGAAGCTATCGAAGCAGGAGTTATTAAGAACTACATCACTGACTTTGGTACAGAAGAAGTGTTGAATAAAGATAATATCATTGTCTTCCCACACGTTGGTGGGTCAACAGAGGAAGCAGAGCTCAACTGTGCCATTGCAGCTGGTCAGACCATTCGTCGTTTTATGGAGACTGGTGAAATCATCAACTCAGTTAACTTCCCAAATGTGAAACAGTTCTTGGATGCTCCCTATCGGATTACTCTCATCAACAAAAACATTCCAAACATGGTGGCAAAAATCACCACTGCCGTGTCTGAATTGGGCATCAACATTGACAACATTATCAATAAGTCTAAAGGTGGCTATGCTTATACCTTGCTGGATTTGGATGAGGCAGATAAGAGTAAAATTGACGCTTTGGTTGCTAATTTTGAAGCAACGGATGCTATTGTCAAGGTTCGTGTTATCAAAAATAAAAATTAG
- the serC gene encoding 3-phosphoserine/phosphohydroxythreonine transaminase: MTIYNFSAGPAVLPKPVLERAQAEFLDYNGSGMSVLEMSHRSKDFDDIIKGAEATLRELMAIPDNYKVLFLQGGASLEFTMIPLNFAQGKKAYYLVGGSWGKKAYTEAVKLSKTIDFEPILLGSTEDITYAELPTFDKNDIDPTAAYVHLTTNNTIEGTAVYEIPDTNGVPVIADMSSNILAARYNVEDFAMIYAGAQKNIGPAGVTVVIVREDFLNDQPMLSSMLDYRIQAENDSLYNTPPAYSIYISKLVFEWVKEIGGVDEMEKINREKAGLLYDYIDASAFYSNPVRKKEERSVANIPFVSPSEELDAKFVKEATAAGFKNIKGHRSVGGMRASLYNAFPRQGVVDLIDFMKKFAAENA; the protein is encoded by the coding sequence ATGACAATCTACAACTTCTCTGCAGGTCCTGCAGTATTGCCAAAACCAGTGCTTGAACGTGCTCAAGCTGAATTCTTGGACTACAATGGTTCGGGAATGAGTGTTTTGGAGATGTCCCATCGCTCCAAGGACTTCGATGATATTATTAAAGGTGCTGAAGCGACGCTTCGTGAATTGATGGCCATTCCAGATAACTACAAGGTGTTGTTCTTACAAGGTGGAGCATCTTTGGAATTTACTATGATTCCTCTCAACTTTGCCCAAGGTAAAAAAGCCTACTATCTTGTCGGTGGCTCATGGGGTAAAAAAGCCTATACTGAGGCTGTGAAGCTATCTAAGACTATTGACTTTGAACCAATCTTGCTTGGCTCTACAGAAGATATCACCTATGCAGAATTGCCAACCTTCGATAAAAATGATATTGATCCAACTGCTGCTTACGTGCATTTGACAACAAATAACACTATTGAAGGAACAGCAGTTTATGAAATTCCTGACACCAATGGTGTGCCAGTCATTGCCGACATGTCTTCGAACATCTTAGCGGCTCGCTATAATGTTGAAGATTTTGCCATGATTTATGCTGGCGCTCAGAAAAATATTGGTCCTGCTGGTGTGACGGTGGTGATTGTTCGTGAGGACTTCCTCAATGATCAACCAATGCTTTCAAGCATGTTGGACTACCGTATTCAAGCAGAAAATGACTCTCTTTATAATACGCCACCAGCTTATTCTATCTATATTTCTAAACTCGTCTTTGAATGGGTAAAAGAAATCGGTGGTGTGGACGAAATGGAAAAAATCAACCGTGAAAAAGCAGGTCTGCTCTACGATTACATTGACGCGTCAGCTTTTTACAGCAACCCTGTTCGTAAAAAAGAAGAGCGTTCAGTAGCGAACATTCCTTTTGTATCTCCAAGTGAGGAATTGGATGCCAAATTTGTCAAGGAAGCGACAGCAGCAGGCTTCAAGAACATCAAGGGACACCGCTCTGTTGGCGGTATGCGAGCGTCACTCTACAATGCCTTCCCACGTCAAGGTGTGGTCGACTTGATTGATTTTATGAAAAAATTTGCAGCGGAGAATGCTTAA
- the rsmI gene encoding 16S rRNA (cytidine(1402)-2'-O)-methyltransferase produces the protein MKVQKSFKGQTSFGTLYLVPTPIGNLQDMTFRAVQILKEVDIIAAEDTRNTGLLLKHFEVETKQISFHEHNAHEKIPVLIDWLKSGQSIAQVSDAGLPSISDPGHDLVGAAIAEDIPVVALPGASAGITALIASGLAPQPHIFYGFLPRKSGQQKEFFQEKKTYPETQIFYESPYRVADTLENMLTVYGDRQVTVVRELTKLYEEYQRGSISELLEYLEENPLKGECLIIVEGAGEVVYPSADEVDLKAEVEREIASGIKPNQAIKEVAKRYQLKKQEVYDIYHGLG, from the coding sequence ATGAAAGTACAAAAATCATTTAAGGGACAGACGAGTTTTGGGACTTTATACCTGGTGCCAACGCCAATTGGAAACTTACAGGATATGACATTCCGAGCTGTTCAGATTTTGAAAGAAGTGGATATAATTGCAGCGGAAGATACGAGAAATACAGGCCTCCTACTCAAACATTTTGAAGTAGAAACCAAGCAAATATCCTTTCATGAACACAATGCCCATGAAAAAATTCCAGTTTTGATTGATTGGCTCAAATCTGGTCAGTCCATTGCGCAAGTTTCTGATGCAGGTTTGCCTTCCATTTCGGATCCTGGTCATGACCTGGTAGGGGCAGCGATTGCGGAAGATATTCCTGTTGTAGCACTTCCAGGAGCATCGGCGGGAATTACAGCCTTGATTGCATCTGGTTTGGCACCCCAACCACATATTTTTTATGGATTTTTACCGAGAAAATCGGGGCAGCAAAAAGAATTTTTCCAAGAAAAAAAGACCTATCCTGAGACGCAAATTTTCTATGAATCTCCATATCGTGTGGCAGATACCTTAGAAAATATGTTGACAGTTTATGGTGATCGTCAGGTAACAGTTGTTCGAGAGTTGACCAAGTTATACGAAGAATACCAGAGAGGAAGCATTTCCGAATTACTAGAGTATTTGGAAGAAAATCCACTTAAGGGAGAATGCTTGATTATTGTCGAGGGTGCTGGTGAGGTAGTCTATCCTTCTGCTGACGAAGTAGACTTGAAGGCTGAGGTAGAAAGGGAAATTGCAAGTGGCATAAAACCTAATCAGGCTATCAAAGAAGTGGCCAAACGCTACCAACTCAAAAAACAAGAAGTATACGATATTTATCATGGACTAGGCTAA
- a CDS encoding arsenate reductase family protein: MILFYEYPKCSTCRAAKAELKSLGLEFEAIDIKSTPPSAEELKAWMEATGLELKKYFNTSGNSYRELGLKDKFESLTVDQALDLLANDGMLIKRPLLIQDGKILQIGYRTKYENLGL; encoded by the coding sequence ATGATCTTATTTTATGAATATCCTAAATGTTCGACTTGTCGGGCAGCAAAAGCAGAGCTGAAGAGTTTGGGCTTGGAATTTGAAGCTATTGACATTAAGTCAACACCGCCTAGCGCTGAAGAGCTAAAAGCTTGGATGGAAGCAACAGGTCTTGAATTGAAAAAGTATTTTAATACTTCAGGAAATAGTTACCGCGAACTTGGTCTGAAGGATAAATTTGAAAGTTTAACGGTGGATCAAGCATTAGACTTATTAGCTAATGATGGTATGCTGATTAAACGTCCTCTCTTGATTCAAGATGGGAAAATCTTACAGATTGGTTATCGAACAAAATATGAAAATCTCGGCCTATAA
- a CDS encoding methylated-DNA--[protein]-cysteine S-methyltransferase, which produces MYVKTIYQSPLGAMSLVAGDKGLRGAWFEDQKFFERGLNEKAILAPHPILDQTSLLLDAYFSGEEVDFTSLPLEAIGTEFQEKVWALLKEIPHGQTTSYGQLAQQLDIRSGQAVGGAVGRNPYSIIVPCHRVLNQKGQLTGYAGGLDKKIWLLQHENPRFEVKK; this is translated from the coding sequence ATGTATGTAAAAACAATCTACCAGAGTCCGCTAGGGGCAATGTCCCTAGTGGCCGGTGATAAAGGCTTGCGCGGAGCCTGGTTTGAGGACCAGAAGTTTTTTGAACGAGGCTTGAATGAGAAAGCTATTTTAGCCCCCCATCCCATTTTAGACCAGACCAGTCTCTTGCTGGATGCTTATTTTTCAGGTGAGGAGGTGGATTTTACTAGCCTGCCTCTTGAAGCTATTGGGACTGAATTTCAGGAAAAAGTCTGGGCTTTATTGAAAGAAATCCCTCATGGTCAGACGACTAGCTATGGGCAACTTGCCCAGCAACTGGACATTCGTTCTGGTCAGGCAGTAGGAGGAGCAGTTGGGCGCAATCCCTATTCTATTATTGTTCCTTGTCACCGTGTTCTCAATCAAAAAGGACAGTTGACAGGTTATGCAGGTGGACTGGATAAGAAAATCTGGCTCTTGCAACATGAAAATCCGAGATTTGAGGTGAAGAAATGA